tggcataaaattATATTAGCCCTATATttatatggttttttttttttttgtgacagTCTTGTTTGTTGTGGGTGTACTGAAGTTGTAACTTTGTATATTTTAGACTCAAGTAGGAGATGAAACTTCTTAGCTTTCTTGCTTTTCTCTGCTTCATTATGTTGGCTAAAGTAATGGGTTTGGTTGCTTTTGGTGTTCAGCAAATTGTACATACACACTGTTTCATAAAGAAGTGATGGTGATTTTCTAAGTTATGGGGGAACCGGCTCACAAACTCAGGTTCATGTTCAAGTTCCATTGTTTAAGCCAATGAGTCACATAACTTTTTAATTCAGGAAATCTCTTTCATGCTCTCTATAGGATATGTTTCGCAcggttgagaaaaatatttttttaaaaatattagaaaatattaattaaaaattaaattttgtatgTTTTAACTATAaaattcttttcattttaagtatgagaatataaaattaattaaagaaaaattaattaaattaaattcttataaaattttacattttaaataagAGGATAAGAGAATAAGTATCTAATAATATTTGGAATGGAAAGTTTGTTTTAGCCACACATAGAGAAAGGAAATTATGATAGGCCAATGTGTAAATCAGGTGGTTTTCTATTTGATTAATTGCATAAATCATGTTACAAACTCAagtgtaagaaaaaaaaaaattctctcttttcttttggGATATTATATGGGAGTTATAAAATGATGAAATGATAAGTGTGAAatggaataaaaaataatttaattaattttatattattaaaaaaatataaaaaattttaaaatatttacatttcaatttttaaaataaaaataaatgctaaaaagtcaataaataaatataaatattttttatgtactttcatttatttcttaaaataatttgtaaataacAAACCCCCTAAAAATAGGGCCATTTCTATAAGCCCAGCTTAGACGTTCTCTACCTCTCTGGGTTGCCTGTTTCCGAACTAACCGAAACCTAGTCATAAACCCAAATGGAAACCACAGAAGAGCCGGAGCTTCCTCGAGACCCCTCAGACAACCGTAACGACGTTGTCTCCGACGACTCCTCACCGGAAACCGACCTCACTCTCTCTCCAATCCAACCCCAAAACCACATTAACGATCCCCAAAATTCTTCTGAAAACCACCTCCCACACTCATCCGAAACCCAGTCTCCACCACCCAATACGACACTCGACGCTCCCGTTTCAGACTCTCAAGACGATTCCTCCGACCCAATCCCCGAAGCCACCCTCGAAGAACAGCCCCAAAACCCCAATTCTACAGACCCCGCTCCACCACCAAAACGACGACGCCGTAGAAAGCGGTTCTTCACCGAAATCAACGGAAACCCGTCGTTTCGCCGGCAGAGGATAGCCGGAGGCCTGTCCGAAGAACTCAACGTCGAAGCACTCATTGCAATCTCCGTAGGTTTTCCCGTCGATTCGCTCACCGAAGAAGAAATCGAAGCAAATGTGGTGTCGACAATTGGCGGCACCGAGCAAGATAACTATATTGTTGTGAGGAACCACATTCTTTCTCGGTGGAGATCAAATGTGTCGATTTGGCTTACTCGCGACCACGCTCTTGAGTCAATCCGGGCTGAGTACAAGAACCTGGTCGACTCTGCTTATAATTTCCTACTAGAACATGGCTACATCAACTTCGGGCTCGCGCCTGCTGTTAAAGAGGCGCAAAGGGCGTTGCATGAGCGGGCTGAGAGAGCCAATGTGGTGGTTGTAGGGGCAGGTCTCGCTGGACTAGTTGCAGCCAGGCAGCTAGTGGCTATGGGTTTTAAAGTGGTCGTCTTGGAAGGTAGAGCACGGCCAGGTGGTCGTGTGAAAACAAGGAGGATGAAGGGCGATGGGGTGGTGGCTGCCGCCGATGTGGGTGGGAGTGTTCTTACCGGAATCAATGGGAACCCACTAGGAGTTCTTGCAAGGCAATTGGGTTTACCTCTTCATAAGGTGAGAGATATTTGCCCTTTGTATTTACCTGATGGGAAGGCTGTAGATTCAGAGATTGATTCTAGAGTAGAGGTTTCGTTTAATAAATTGTTAGACAGAGTTTGTAAGCTTAGGCAGGCCATGATTGAGGAAGTTAAATCTGTTGATGTTAACTTAGGAACCGCGCTTGAAGCTTTTAGGCATGCTTATAAGGTAGCTGAGGATTCACAGGAGAGAATGCTGTTGAATTGGCATCTTGCAAATTTAGAATATGCAAATGCTTCTCTAATGTCTAATTTGTCTATGGCGTATTGGGATCAGGATGATCCATATGAGATGGGAGGTGACCATTGTTTTATTCCTGGAGGTAATGATACTTTTGTTAAAGAACTTGCTATGGATCTGCCCATTTTCTATGAAAGGACTGTAGAGAGTATTAGGTATGGAGTTGATGGGGTTATTGTTTATGCAAGTGGGCAGGTGTTTCGTGGTGACATGGCGCTCTGTACAGTGCCATTGGGTGTGCTTAAGAAGGGAACTATTGAATTTGTGCCTGAGCTTCCACAAAGAAAGAAAGATGCAATTCAGAGATTGGGATATGGGCTGTTAAATAAGGTGGCACTGTTGTTTCCCTATAATTTTTGGGGAGGAGAGATTGATACATTCGGGCATTTGACAGAAGATTCAAGCATGAGAGGTGAATTCTTTCTGTTTTATAGTTATTCTTCTGTTTCAGGGGGTCCGCTTCTAATTGCTCTTGTTGCTGGGGATGCTGCAGTTAAGTTTGAGACAATGTCTCCAGTGGAGTCTGTTAAAAGGGTCCTAGAAATATTGCGGGGTATTTTCCATCCAAAAGGGATTGTTGTTCCAGATCCAGTTCAGGCAGTCTGTACCCGCTGGGGGAAAGATTGCTTCACATATGGGTCTTATTCTTATGTTGCAGTTGGATCTTCAGGAGATGATTATGATATTCTTGCTGAGAGCATTGGAGATGGAAGGGTTTTCTTTGCGGGAGAGGCAACAAACAAACAGTATCCAGCAACAATGCATGGAGCATTTCTAAGTGGAATGAGAGAGGCTGCTAACATATTGAGAGTGGCCAAGAGGAGGTCTTTGGCTCTGACCAGCAaattaaacaatgacattgaggaaagtgatgatttaactaaattataTGACACCCCTGATCTGATATTTGGGAGCTTCTCTATTCTGTTTGATCCCAGGTCTAATGATCTTGAATCCCTTTCATTATTAAGGGTCAAATTCCAAGGACCAAAATTGGATTCTTGCTTGCTGTGTCTTTATGGTTTGATTTCCAGGAGGCAGGCCATTGAACTAAGCGAGTTAGATGATGATGGAAAGAGGATGGAAATGTTATGTCACAACTTTCAGGTAAGGTTGGTTGGTAGGAAAGGCTTCTCTGATGCTGGGGATTCCCTTATCATGCACATCAAGGCATCTAGATCCAGACTAAGTGTTGGAATTTGAGATTGACGCTGGGCATCAAAACAGAAATTCTCTCTTTTGCTGTCCTATGAGTGGAGGTGGCTAACTCAATGGCATCTCAAATATTGGACTTTCCATGGGAACTGGATAATTGATTTTAGAGACAATTATGTGGGTAATAGTTCAGGTATTTCCAAATTGATTTATGCATAATCTGGTttgattttgatgtattttatataGATAGTCTTTTTTGGCTGTAATTCAAACATTGATTTGGGCATAATATTTGCTCAAGGGTAGAACAATATTTTGCTGTTCTTTGCAGAAACAGGTGTCCTCTACAAGAAATTATTGAATGGATGGGAGTTTAGGTTCTCTTAGTCTTTCCAATTTCTACATCAGAGTAATTTTTGAGAAGGATTGGAGAAATGCTCCAATTGCCCATTTTTTAAGAAGATTGAAGCTGATTTGTGTATAGAATTCTAGTAAAATTAATTATCTGTACTTGTGAACCCATCAATGCATATGAAAAGGAAGCGCAAATTTTGGGTTCTGTATTGAGATTTACATAGCACCATACTTCATCTTATCAAATAATTTACTTTGTCaagataaagaaataaaaaataaaaaaaggaaaagttGTCCTTGTACTTCTCTTTAACAGAAATGTGATGGATGGATGAGTGAGATTTTCAAATTTTTGTTGTTTCACTGAGGCAGTGGTGGTCCACCTGCAGCAGCCAAAGTTGCAGCACCTTTACCAGGTATTAGTTTCAAGGAGAGCAGCAGTACAGTATACAAGTTTTGTTCAGCTGCTATGAAAATTTAGACAATTCCATCATTGCCAATCTTGAATTCTGGTGATATTAAGCAAGAGAAAGATTTACCTACACAGTGGGTGCTCAAATCTGAAGGCTCGAATACGGTTGGGAGCATTGAGGAAATTCATTGTTTATACGTAGATTATTGCTTGTTTACTTGAGTAGAGATCCAATTTCAGGTGCTTGGTTGGCTGCTGTTTCTGGAGGTGGTCGAAATATTGTTATTGTAGGAGCAAGTGTGCAACTTCTTGATGAGGTGATGCAGTTGATCCACTACTAATCAAAACTCTTATAATCATTGATGATTATTATTGGCATTCTTCGGTTTCTAAAGACATTAATGTGCAAATGCAAGTACTGCTCTAGTTGGTGGAAGACACGCATTGATATGATGGAAACATATGTTAAATTTTTGCTTTTTCAGTGATACTTTATATCAAGGAGTTTTGCATCTTTCTTGCTGTTAGTACATTTTTAAAAATAACAATTTCTAATTTAAAATATGATTTTCCAGTACTGAATTTTTCTCTGATTGGACTTCAAACATTGGTTAAATCAGCATTGCCGTCACCCAGTTCTTAAGTGATTGTCTTACAGAATATTTCAGGGCAATGGTGTGCAGGTTTATGATGAAGCCGAtcagaaagttttttttttttctggaagACCTGGGGTAATAATATTCCAGGTAGAACTTTGTGTGCAGTCACTGTAGTTGAATAAGGAGGAAAACATTTGTTTCCTTTAATGGTCAAATTTCATGCATAAATcattttaaaacaataaaaaatcatGGATAGATAAAGGAGTGTGCATCtccacttctagattttgctttTAAATGTTCTGCTGGACATTTTCAGAAGAAATAGtaatgatgaagaaaatttattatttagtcaTTGAGTTTTATTATTGTGAATAATAATGAtttgatttttaagttttgaaaattgaactgtttaatttataatttttgctTTCATTAAAATTAGAGTCTTTCCGTCTAATTTCAAAATAATTTGCTGTTAATGTtaattaaaaagacaaaaatacCCCTTGTATCTCATTCGTTTCGCTAGAATGTAGGCGCCAACGCTTCTAACTCTCtctaaaagagagagagaaagtggcATTCAAGTCATCTGCTCCATAATCAAAATTAATCCCAATAGGCCATCTCTTCCTTCATATGTTTACTTACAGAACCTAGCTCTTTCAAAATGGCATGTGGTTGTTTGGGTCATTTCATTCACTCTCTTCTTATCCTTTCCATAGCGTCGCCCGAGTCTCACTCTCATCCAATCCAGtggtctttcttcttcttttacaCCCATTATTGGTTTTTGGATCTGTTCAATTTTCCATCATGAAACATTTCAAGGTAAATAAATGTGGTTCAATTCATTGATTACTGGGTCCCTTCAATTCTCTTACTCTTCCATTTTGAATCATAAGCATGGTTCAAGATATAGTGTGATTGATTTTGGAACGCTGGTGTTGAGTGATGTTAAGCCAATTCGTAGTGAAGCCCCCTAACTAAGAGGAGGTGGTGATGATGTTGAGCGCGGTCTCCTGCTCTCTTAtctttgttgattttttttttttttttttaccatatgGATGATTGTGAAATTATTATTGATGAAACAAGGAGAGCAGAGATAGAGATGTTTGGGGAATTTTTTTGGAATTATGTTTGGGGAACATTGAACTTGTGGAACTTGTGGGGCattgaaattgaaattataattgaTGAAACAAAAGCAAAAGAGGCTTTTCTTGTATCTGAGACTAAGGGATTCCGGATGGAAGATGTCTCAGGAAATCtcacatcttttttttttctctgatttagctaatgtatctcttttttttttttttggcaatgaATTAGCCTGTTGTGCTTGGATTTTTGTTTGTGTTGGTTCTGTCTTTTGTGTGGAAGGGCTATGAAGAGATATTGAGATGAGgaaagatagaaaaaaaaaaaaacgtgcacacaaagagagagagagagagagagagagagagagagagagagagagagataatatGGAGGGAGAAAGAGAAGACGGAAAAATAGTATAGAGAATCAGTAAGggtaatttaatcatttaaaaattttctctACCCTTAGACTATTGGAATCAATGAGACTAACGGTAATTTTTGGACGAAGAGACTTGTAAATTTGGGTGAAGTAAAAATCAGgggttaaataatttaatttttaaaatttgagtatcaaattattattaatgataaaatttaaaaaataaatagtaaattttgttaaagataattttattatttcttggatagtattattaaaataaataaataaaaatatttaaacttaagattttcaaataaaaatatttgaacttaaaattttttctctctctttaatTTAAAGGTTGGAGGAAGATTAATTAAACTATTCTAACACACTTATTAATTAAACTATTCTAACACACTTATTTTATCAATTCATATTATAATATAGCTTGATAAGCTTATTATTTTTATAACTgaccttttaatttttttatataaattaatttagtaGCTTTCAATTCTCCATTATCTCTCATCTCTTCTTGTCCATGTGAATAAtagataatatttttaataaattaaataaaaaagcatTAAAAAACTATTAAAAAATCACATAATAGTTTAAAAAAATGCAATGGTGATATAATATATACAAACTAAGTCTTACAGATGGCTTTGCAAAAGTGTCAGCCTAATTTAAAATAATGCTTAAAAAATTGCCATTTGCCATGTGACATTGTCTTTCTTTCATACCttcatttttgtaattttttacataaaaaattaacttatcataataatattttatttacatgttttcaaattttaactattaaaattttatgtcagataaaaaaatatattaattatttaaaaaaattactacatctttcaagaattttaaataaattcttaAGTTTATGATTTTagatattataaaattatgttaatcataatatatatatatatatatatatatatatatatatatatatatattaaaacaattattcaataaaaaaattttataaaatttaaaattttatttttaaaaatatttcttatatttaaagtttaatttatattaaaattcaataaatctTTTGGGGTGCTAGCCGTCATTCCAAAGTCCAAAAAATAAGCTTTCAACCAAATTAATGATCAAATTCGCCATAACATTGTGGGTTCCAAAGATTATCTCTTATATAAGATAGGGAAAGAGATTCTTATTAAAACAGTAGCTACAACTATCTCAATAAAAACAATGGCTTGCTTTATGCTAGGAAGTCAATAGTATGATCTCCAACTTCTTGTACATAAAGAAAGGAAAATTCATTGGGTTTCTTAGATTTCCATGTGTAATCCTAAAAGGTCCAGCGACTTAGGTTTTAGAGATTTGGAAGAGTTCAATCTAACAATGCTAATCAAACAAGGTTAGAGAATTATTTCAAATCCAAATTCCCTCCTTAGTGGAGTTCTTAAAAGAAGATAATTCCCACATTCCTCCTTTTATGGATGCAAACTAGGGCTCCAATCCATCTTGAGGACGGTGAAGCATGTTGTGGGGTAGACAAGTTCTCCAAAAGAGAGTTAAATGGCATGTTAATAATGGGAATTTGATTCTTTGCAAATCGGACAAATGGATTCCAAAATCATTCGTCCAACCATCCTTAAGTGAAAGCACACCATAATGATCAAATTTTTCACAAAGAGGGTCAGTCTTGAAATGCTCACAAGTTAAGAGAGAATTTTTAGGAGGAAGTATCTAATATTGCCATTATTCCTGTATCCATGTTCCAAGGTCCTAACAAGTTGATATGGCACCACACGAGTTAAGGGACTTATCTAGTGAAATTGGGTTACTATGTAGCTAAAAATCTACTTTCCTCCTTACATCAACCCTCTCAAGCGATGCCAGGCCCCACAATGCAGCTGCAGCTGCAGCTTACTTCCATTTGGATGCAAATTTGAAAGCTTAACTTGCTAAAGAAGTTATCCATCTT
This Hevea brasiliensis isolate MT/VB/25A 57/8 unplaced genomic scaffold, ASM3005281v1 Scaf1, whole genome shotgun sequence DNA region includes the following protein-coding sequences:
- the LOC110672072 gene encoding lysine-specific histone demethylase 1 homolog 1 isoform X2 — translated: METTEEPELPRDPSDNRNDVVSDDSSPETDLTLSPIQPQNHINDPQNSSENHLPHSSETQSPPPNTTLDAPVSDSQDDSSDPIPEATLEEQPQNPNSTDPAPPPKRRRRRKRFFTEINGNPSFRRQRIAGGLSEELNVEALIAISVGFPVDSLTEEEIEANVVSTIGGTEQDNYIVVRNHILSRWRSNVSIWLTRDHALESIRAEYKNLVDSAYNFLLEHGYINFGLAPAVKEAQRALHERAERANVVVVGAGLAGLVAARQLVAMGFKVVVLEGRARPGGRVKTRRMKGDGVVAAADVGGSVLTGINGNPLGVLARQLGLPLHKVRDICPLYLPDGKAVDSEIDSRVEVSFNKLLDRVCKLRQAMIEEVKSVDVNLGTALEAFRHAYKVAEDSQERMLLNWHLANLEYANASLMSNLSMAYWDQDDPYEMGGDHCFIPGGNDTFVKELAMDLPIFYERTVESIRYGVDGVIVYASGQVFRGDMALCTVPLGVLKKGTIEFVPELPQRKKDAIQRLGYGLLNKVALLFPYNFWGGEIDTFGHLTEDSSMRVKFETMSPVESVKRVLEILRGIFHPKGIVVPDPVQAVCTRWGKDCFTYGSYSYVAVGSSGDDYDILAESIGDGRVFFAGEATNKQYPATMHGAFLSGMREAANILRVAKRRSLALTSKLNNDIEESDDLTKLYDTPDLIFGSFSILFDPRSNDLESLSLLRVKFQGPKLDSCLLCLYGLISRRQAIELSELDDDGKRMEMLCHNFQVRLVGRKGFSDAGDSLIMHIKASRSRLSVGI
- the LOC110672072 gene encoding lysine-specific histone demethylase 1 homolog 1 isoform X1, whose translation is METTEEPELPRDPSDNRNDVVSDDSSPETDLTLSPIQPQNHINDPQNSSENHLPHSSETQSPPPNTTLDAPVSDSQDDSSDPIPEATLEEQPQNPNSTDPAPPPKRRRRRKRFFTEINGNPSFRRQRIAGGLSEELNVEALIAISVGFPVDSLTEEEIEANVVSTIGGTEQDNYIVVRNHILSRWRSNVSIWLTRDHALESIRAEYKNLVDSAYNFLLEHGYINFGLAPAVKEAQRALHERAERANVVVVGAGLAGLVAARQLVAMGFKVVVLEGRARPGGRVKTRRMKGDGVVAAADVGGSVLTGINGNPLGVLARQLGLPLHKVRDICPLYLPDGKAVDSEIDSRVEVSFNKLLDRVCKLRQAMIEEVKSVDVNLGTALEAFRHAYKVAEDSQERMLLNWHLANLEYANASLMSNLSMAYWDQDDPYEMGGDHCFIPGGNDTFVKELAMDLPIFYERTVESIRYGVDGVIVYASGQVFRGDMALCTVPLGVLKKGTIEFVPELPQRKKDAIQRLGYGLLNKVALLFPYNFWGGEIDTFGHLTEDSSMRGEFFLFYSYSSVSGGPLLIALVAGDAAVKFETMSPVESVKRVLEILRGIFHPKGIVVPDPVQAVCTRWGKDCFTYGSYSYVAVGSSGDDYDILAESIGDGRVFFAGEATNKQYPATMHGAFLSGMREAANILRVAKRRSLALTSKLNNDIEESDDLTKLYDTPDLIFGSFSILFDPRSNDLESLSLLRVKFQGPKLDSCLLCLYGLISRRQAIELSELDDDGKRMEMLCHNFQVRLVGRKGFSDAGDSLIMHIKASRSRLSVGI